From Pseudanabaena sp. PCC 6802, one genomic window encodes:
- the kdpB gene encoding potassium-transporting ATPase subunit KdpB, whose amino-acid sequence MQSDSTSTRSIRRPHGPRDSRKHTPKVKLSGLYQRAIKEAFVKLDPRIAVRNPVMFVVWASTIVTLLVTFDPNLFGTVRADMNQQRLLNGIITFILFFTVVFANFAEAVAEGRGKAQADSLRSTRSDTTAQKVLPDGKTESVSSTALRRGDIVRVVAGDMIPADGEVIEGIASVDESAITGESAPVLKQPGTDIMSSVTGGTRIISDQLLLRITQDPGQGFIDRMIALVEGASRKKTPNEIALTVLLAVLTQVFLIVVATVPPIANYVANFLEITVGTTTANTFRSGASVAILISLLVALIPTTIGGLLSAIGIAGMDRVAQFNVIATSGRAVEACGDVNTLVLDKTGTITLGNRLASEFIPVNGHSLQEIANICLAASVFDETPEGRSIVKLAQELGATVDIDGKVAEGIEFSARTRMSGTDLDGREYRKGAVDAIKGFVRSRGGYVPEALDEAYERISHMGGTPLAVCQGSDMYGAIYLKDIVKPGLRERFDQLRRMGVKTIMLTGDNRITASVIAKEAGVDEFIAEATPEDKIDVIRQEQSEGKLVAMTGDGTNDAPALAQANVGLAMNSGTQAAKEAANMVDLDSDPTKLIDLVTIGKQLLITRGALTTFSIANDIAKYFAIIPTIFATAGIGALNIMGLKSAESAIVAALIYNALIIPALIPLALKGVQFRPLAADRLLQRNMSIYGLGGIIAPFIAIKAIDLILPLS is encoded by the coding sequence ATGCAATCCGATTCTACTTCGACTCGTTCGATTCGGCGACCCCACGGCCCTCGCGATAGTCGCAAGCACACGCCTAAAGTAAAGCTGAGCGGGCTATATCAAAGAGCGATAAAAGAGGCGTTCGTTAAGCTCGATCCTCGCATTGCTGTGAGAAACCCGGTGATGTTCGTGGTTTGGGCGAGCACGATCGTGACTCTACTAGTTACCTTCGATCCCAATCTGTTCGGTACTGTTCGAGCTGACATGAACCAGCAGCGGTTGCTGAACGGCATCATTACCTTCATCTTGTTTTTCACGGTGGTTTTCGCCAATTTTGCGGAAGCCGTAGCGGAAGGACGCGGTAAAGCACAGGCTGACTCGCTGCGATCGACGCGCTCCGATACCACTGCGCAAAAGGTTTTACCCGATGGCAAAACCGAATCAGTCAGTTCGACTGCTCTGCGTCGCGGGGATATCGTTCGCGTGGTTGCAGGCGACATGATTCCGGCGGATGGCGAAGTGATTGAAGGGATTGCATCAGTGGACGAGTCCGCGATTACGGGTGAATCGGCTCCGGTGCTCAAACAACCAGGGACGGACATCATGAGTTCGGTGACGGGCGGCACCCGCATCATTTCCGACCAGTTGCTGCTGAGAATTACTCAAGATCCGGGGCAGGGTTTTATCGATCGCATGATTGCCCTCGTTGAAGGAGCTTCCCGCAAGAAAACACCCAACGAAATTGCTTTGACAGTTTTGCTGGCAGTTTTGACCCAAGTGTTTCTGATTGTGGTGGCAACCGTACCGCCGATCGCGAATTATGTCGCAAATTTCCTCGAAATAACGGTAGGTACGACTACTGCCAATACTTTTCGCTCTGGTGCGAGCGTGGCAATCTTAATTTCGCTGCTCGTGGCGTTGATTCCAACGACGATCGGGGGATTGTTAAGCGCGATCGGGATTGCCGGTATGGATCGAGTAGCGCAATTCAACGTCATCGCCACCTCTGGCCGCGCTGTGGAAGCCTGCGGGGACGTAAATACCCTGGTGCTAGATAAAACTGGAACGATTACATTAGGGAATCGCCTGGCGAGTGAATTTATTCCAGTGAACGGACATTCGTTGCAGGAAATCGCCAATATTTGCCTCGCTGCTAGCGTATTTGATGAAACGCCGGAAGGTCGGTCGATCGTCAAGTTAGCTCAGGAGTTGGGGGCAACTGTCGATATCGATGGCAAAGTTGCAGAAGGGATTGAGTTCTCCGCCCGCACGCGCATGAGCGGTACCGATCTAGATGGACGAGAATATCGCAAAGGTGCTGTCGATGCCATCAAAGGCTTTGTCCGCTCTCGTGGTGGTTATGTACCAGAAGCCCTTGATGAAGCCTACGAGCGCATATCTCACATGGGTGGAACGCCCCTGGCAGTTTGCCAGGGCAGCGATATGTATGGCGCGATCTATCTCAAAGACATCGTGAAACCGGGACTGCGAGAACGCTTCGATCAATTGCGCCGTATGGGGGTAAAAACCATTATGCTTACTGGAGACAATCGCATTACCGCCTCCGTGATTGCCAAAGAAGCAGGCGTAGATGAGTTCATTGCGGAAGCAACTCCCGAAGACAAGATCGATGTAATTCGACAGGAACAGTCGGAAGGGAAGCTGGTTGCGATGACTGGAGATGGCACCAATGATGCACCTGCCCTGGCGCAAGCCAACGTGGGTTTAGCGATGAACTCTGGCACCCAGGCGGCGAAAGAAGCAGCCAACATGGTCGATCTCGATTCCGATCCCACAAAGCTGATCGATCTAGTCACGATCGGCAAACAACTTCTAATCACTCGCGGCGCGCTGACGACTTTCTCGATCGCCAATGACATCGCCAAATATTTCGCCATTATTCCCACCATCTTTGCAACAGCAGGGATTGGGGCGCTCAACATTATGGGATTGAAGAGTGCTGAATCGGCAATCGTTGCGGCACTAATCTACAACGCTCTAATCATTCCTGCGTTGATTCCGTTGGCGCTCAAAGGCGTACAATTCCGTCCCCTCGCCGCCGATCGACTGTTACAGCGAAACATGTCGATCTATGGATTAGGCGGGATTATCGCACCGTTTATTGCAATTAAAGCGATCGATTTGATTTTGCCATTGTCCTAA
- a CDS encoding serine/threonine protein kinase, whose amino-acid sequence MLEANQVLHDRYQVQKQLGRNAGRQTWLALDLESQETVILKLLAFGEEVQWQDLKLFEREAQVLQQLKHPRIPKYRDYFSIDDRTLWFGLVQEYIPGSSLKELLDRGKKFSDSEIVAIATQVLQILTYLHELSPPVLHRDIKPSNLILDRNQQTYLVDFGAVQDKAAVEGKTMTIVGTYGYAPIEQFGGKSVAASDLYALGATLIHLLVGVSPAELPQDNIRIEFEHLTSAPPRLVKWIAKMTEPSAKQRFSSAREAIAAFESGDILQRKADKTQENTSQSRRQDLKALLPNITSIKLEKSKAKLAITIPGRFAKIEPTKWRKFPLTLAIQLSSSRISWLGLGVLICVLLIASPVLFHITFILLSTGIFGLIPLVIVSLILVNLFQPYGCTHVEFNRRQFVIQKILFNFIFFEIQGKTSDIDYAICYAIADDTDSISSNATIAIQTQDKKYLIKNHSHSSRDWQISERETVWLAQEIQDWLRMEEE is encoded by the coding sequence ATGCTAGAGGCAAATCAAGTATTACACGATCGCTATCAGGTTCAGAAACAACTGGGCCGGAATGCTGGCAGGCAAACCTGGTTAGCCTTAGATCTAGAAAGCCAGGAAACGGTAATACTTAAACTGCTAGCGTTTGGGGAGGAAGTGCAATGGCAGGATCTGAAGCTATTCGAGCGCGAAGCTCAGGTCTTGCAGCAACTCAAGCACCCGCGCATTCCCAAGTACCGCGATTATTTTTCGATTGACGATCGCACCCTCTGGTTTGGCCTGGTGCAGGAATATATTCCTGGCTCGTCGCTTAAGGAATTGCTAGATCGGGGCAAAAAATTTAGCGACAGCGAGATTGTCGCGATCGCCACGCAAGTTTTGCAAATTCTCACTTATCTCCACGAGCTAAGCCCTCCCGTTCTGCATCGAGATATTAAACCCAGTAATTTGATTTTGGATCGTAACCAGCAAACCTATTTGGTGGACTTTGGCGCGGTACAGGATAAAGCAGCAGTGGAGGGCAAAACCATGACCATAGTTGGCACCTACGGTTATGCCCCCATCGAGCAGTTTGGTGGCAAATCCGTTGCAGCGTCGGATCTCTACGCGCTCGGCGCGACGCTTATCCATTTACTCGTGGGAGTTTCGCCAGCGGAATTACCACAAGACAACATCCGTATAGAATTCGAGCATCTCACCAGCGCTCCGCCAAGATTGGTGAAATGGATAGCGAAAATGACAGAGCCATCTGCAAAACAGAGGTTTAGCTCGGCGAGGGAAGCGATTGCTGCCTTCGAGTCCGGCGATATCCTGCAACGCAAAGCGGACAAAACACAAGAGAATACATCTCAGTCACGTCGTCAAGACCTAAAAGCACTCTTGCCAAACATAACCTCTATCAAGTTGGAAAAGTCAAAAGCCAAACTTGCTATCACTATACCAGGACGATTTGCCAAAATCGAACCCACTAAATGGCGAAAGTTCCCATTGACTTTAGCAATCCAACTTTCCAGTTCGAGGATTTCGTGGCTGGGCTTGGGCGTACTCATCTGTGTATTACTGATAGCTTCCCCTGTTTTATTCCACATCACCTTTATATTGCTCAGTACTGGGATTTTTGGACTTATCCCTTTAGTAATTGTATCTCTCATTCTAGTTAACTTGTTTCAGCCTTATGGATGTACTCATGTCGAGTTTAATCGGCGACAATTCGTGATTCAAAAAATTTTATTTAATTTTATCTTTTTTGAAATTCAAGGTAAAACCTCTGATATTGATTATGCGATCTGCTATGCTATCGCAGATGATACAGATAGCATCTCTTCCAATGCTACGATCGCCATTCAGACTCAGGATAAGAAATACTTGATTAAGAACCATTCTCATTCCTCTAGGGATTGGCAAATCAGCGAACGAGAGACAGTATGGCTCGCTCAAGAAATACAAGACTGGTTAAGAATGGAAGAGGAATAA
- a CDS encoding potassium-transporting ATPase subunit F — translation MKSHHSNQLNSSSRNSIRIFEGATQIRSVWRRRKLPLYLFMTLCFNLVVAPVVYSANNNELSRTQAWAIGVLGLATLALSIYLFFVMFVPEKF, via the coding sequence ATGAAAAGCCATCATTCAAACCAATTAAATTCATCGTCCCGAAATTCGATCCGAATTTTTGAAGGTGCAACTCAGATCCGGTCGGTATGGCGCAGACGAAAGCTGCCATTGTATTTATTTATGACTCTCTGTTTTAATCTTGTTGTCGCACCTGTCGTCTATTCAGCTAACAACAACGAACTATCTCGCACCCAAGCCTGGGCGATCGGGGTGCTGGGATTAGCAACGCTGGCGTTGTCTATCTATTTATTCTTTGTCATGTTCGTACCGGAGAAATTCTAA
- the kdpC gene encoding K(+)-transporting ATPase subunit C has translation MSFTREIGRAVRTTLVLWIITALIYPLAMLAFGQIAFPFQANGSILTDAQGKTVGSALIGQPFTSDRYFNSRPSTTNYSTADPQKDDAGILKTGVSGASNLAPSNPDLIDRIKGKSDPNPQKAIEGDIPRLQKAGVKPTADLIYTSGSSLDPHISPEAARAQIDRVAKARGLQPGQLETLIAQNTDGRFLGIFGEPGTNVLKLNLALDGLKK, from the coding sequence ATGAGTTTTACACGCGAGATCGGGAGAGCCGTACGTACTACCCTGGTACTTTGGATAATAACTGCCTTAATCTATCCCCTGGCAATGCTTGCGTTTGGGCAAATTGCCTTCCCATTTCAGGCAAATGGTAGCATCCTAACCGATGCCCAAGGGAAAACCGTCGGCTCGGCGTTAATCGGGCAACCTTTTACTAGCGATAGATATTTTAACAGCCGTCCCAGCACGACGAACTACAGCACAGCCGATCCCCAAAAAGATGATGCTGGGATTCTCAAAACAGGAGTTTCGGGTGCAAGCAATTTGGCTCCAAGCAATCCAGATCTAATAGATCGCATCAAAGGAAAGTCCGATCCCAATCCGCAGAAAGCGATCGAAGGCGATATCCCCAGATTGCAAAAAGCAGGTGTAAAGCCAACAGCCGATCTAATCTATACATCCGGCTCCAGTCTCGATCCTCACATCTCCCCAGAAGCGGCGAGAGCGCAAATCGATCGCGTAGCGAAGGCACGGGGACTACAACCAGGTCAGCTTGAAACTCTCATCGCACAAAACACCGACGGTCGTTTCCTAGGTATCTTTGGCGAACCGGGCACGAACGTGTTGAAGCTCAATTTAGCGTTAGATGGATTGAAGAAATAA
- the kdpA gene encoding potassium-transporting ATPase subunit KdpA, whose amino-acid sequence MLQGWFQIALMLLIVVAITPFLGGYMARIYLGQRSLLDPILNLIESQIYRLSGCQAQENMTGWQYARAVLFSNAAMALLLASILFGQGWLPFNPTGLSSPTWDTNLHTIISFITNTNQQHYSGETTYGYFAQFAGLGYMFFVSAATGMAVGVAFIRGLTGRPLGNFYVDLIRTITRIHLPIAIVGTIVFIAAGVPETLAGPAIVPTLENPAISQAIARGPVAHFEVMKELGENGGGFFAINSAHPFENPNGFTNLLQIVGMVAIPASFIYTYGVIANHKKQAWLVYGLVMVIFVVFVAVGAIGEYNGNPAVNALLGSLAPNLEGKEVRFGWAQSALFSVMTTGTMTGAVNSMHDSFMPGGGFVTLSNMLLQIVWGGQGTGTAYLFAYLILAVFVTGLMVGRTPEFLGRKIEKREVVLASFLILMVHPIAILLPGAIALSFPSAGADAAQGLFNGITNPGFHGLTQVLYEYASAAANNGSGFEGLSDSQPAPAALWWNLSTSFSLLAGRYIPIVALLLLADSMSRKQPVPLTVGTLRTDTGLFTGVTAGIILILGALTFFPVLALGPIAEAFQIARGG is encoded by the coding sequence ATGTTGCAAGGATGGTTTCAGATTGCCTTGATGCTGCTGATTGTAGTAGCGATTACTCCCTTTCTGGGTGGATACATGGCGCGCATCTATCTGGGGCAGCGATCGCTGCTCGATCCAATTTTGAATCTGATCGAGTCGCAGATTTATCGCCTGAGCGGATGCCAAGCCCAAGAGAATATGACGGGTTGGCAATATGCTAGAGCCGTGCTGTTTAGTAATGCGGCAATGGCGCTGCTGCTGGCCTCGATTCTGTTTGGGCAGGGGTGGTTGCCCTTTAATCCCACGGGGCTGAGTTCGCCCACCTGGGACACAAACCTGCATACGATTATTTCGTTTATTACCAACACCAATCAACAACACTACTCCGGCGAAACGACCTACGGTTATTTTGCTCAGTTTGCTGGATTGGGCTACATGTTTTTTGTCTCGGCTGCCACCGGAATGGCAGTTGGGGTTGCCTTTATTCGGGGACTGACCGGCAGACCGCTGGGCAACTTTTACGTAGATCTGATTCGGACGATTACGCGGATTCATTTACCGATCGCGATCGTTGGTACGATTGTTTTCATCGCTGCTGGGGTGCCAGAAACCCTAGCAGGCCCAGCGATCGTTCCCACGTTAGAAAATCCAGCTATTAGTCAGGCGATCGCTCGCGGCCCTGTGGCTCACTTCGAGGTGATGAAGGAACTGGGGGAAAATGGCGGTGGATTCTTTGCGATTAACTCCGCTCACCCGTTTGAGAACCCCAATGGCTTTACCAACCTGCTACAAATTGTCGGTATGGTGGCAATTCCTGCGTCATTCATCTACACCTATGGGGTAATTGCCAATCACAAAAAGCAAGCCTGGTTGGTGTACGGGTTGGTGATGGTAATTTTTGTGGTGTTTGTTGCCGTTGGTGCGATCGGCGAGTACAACGGGAATCCCGCTGTCAATGCCCTGTTAGGCAGTCTGGCTCCCAATCTAGAAGGTAAGGAAGTTCGCTTTGGTTGGGCGCAGTCGGCACTATTTTCGGTCATGACAACGGGCACTATGACTGGAGCCGTCAATAGCATGCACGATTCCTTTATGCCCGGTGGTGGCTTTGTCACCCTCTCAAACATGCTGCTGCAAATCGTCTGGGGTGGGCAGGGCACAGGCACGGCTTACCTGTTTGCTTATCTGATTCTGGCGGTGTTTGTTACGGGATTAATGGTGGGACGCACGCCGGAGTTTTTAGGACGCAAGATCGAGAAGCGGGAAGTAGTACTGGCAAGTTTTCTGATTTTGATGGTGCATCCGATCGCGATTTTGCTGCCGGGAGCGATCGCGCTATCTTTCCCGAGTGCGGGGGCAGATGCCGCCCAGGGTCTTTTTAACGGCATCACCAATCCCGGCTTTCACGGCCTGACGCAAGTGCTGTACGAATATGCTTCTGCCGCTGCCAACAATGGTTCTGGGTTTGAAGGATTATCAGACAGTCAACCTGCGCCTGCTGCCCTGTGGTGGAACTTAAGTACGTCATTTAGTCTGCTAGCGGGTCGTTATATCCCGATCGTGGCATTGCTGCTCCTCGCCGATAGCATGTCGCGCAAGCAGCCCGTGCCTTTGACAGTTGGGACTCTCAGAACCGATACGGGATTGTTTACAGGCGTGACGGCAGGCATCATTCTCATCCTCGGGGCGCTCACCTTCTTCCCAGTACTAGCACTTGGACCGATCGCCGAAGCTTTCCAAATTGCTAGAGGTGGCTAA
- a CDS encoding sensor histidine kinase, with product MKPGSLYRNARAQSSRLKWFWIVVGLFSIVFILEFSTPPAFIFGYLYIAPILLASTQLGQNSTIIATIISIALTLLNLWIPDSTDIHPSTIANRIIVVIALLVTAFLSDRNRYYQEAITQQQSQIQAKENLMWLREDFTSTLTHDLKTPLLGAIETLKALQQESFGAVSSAQRSVFATMIRSHQTSLRLLETLLDVYRNDTEGLTLHLSSLDLTALAEETASTLLDLATSRRVYLSFCYGESDFRRSLWVNGDALQLQRVLTNLLVNAINHSRRGDRVEIVLESQASYQVVKILDTGSGIQPDEFAHLFERFYQGHSDRQAKGTGLGLYLSRQIVAAHGGIIWAENRSPIGALFGFKLPAISPHPTPHDSTTPANSSG from the coding sequence ATGAAACCTGGTTCTTTATATCGAAACGCTCGCGCTCAATCCAGTCGATTGAAATGGTTTTGGATCGTTGTGGGATTATTTTCTATCGTTTTCATTCTGGAGTTCTCCACACCACCTGCATTTATTTTTGGTTATCTTTATATTGCGCCTATTTTGCTAGCAAGTACTCAGTTGGGCCAAAATTCAACCATCATAGCAACTATAATCTCGATCGCCCTCACCTTACTGAACCTCTGGATACCCGATAGTACTGATATCCATCCATCAACTATTGCCAATCGCATTATCGTTGTCATAGCATTACTGGTCACCGCTTTTTTGAGCGATCGCAATCGCTATTACCAGGAAGCAATTACGCAACAGCAATCGCAAATCCAGGCGAAGGAAAACCTAATGTGGTTGCGAGAAGACTTCACTTCTACACTTACTCACGATCTAAAAACTCCACTTTTAGGTGCAATTGAAACTCTCAAAGCGCTCCAGCAAGAAAGTTTCGGTGCGGTTTCCTCCGCTCAGCGATCGGTATTTGCCACGATGATCCGCAGCCATCAAACCAGTCTACGCCTACTTGAAACGCTACTGGATGTCTATCGCAATGATACCGAGGGCTTAACCTTACACCTCAGCTCGCTGGATCTCACTGCTCTGGCAGAGGAAACCGCAAGTACATTGCTCGATCTAGCTACGAGCCGTCGGGTGTATCTATCGTTTTGTTATGGAGAATCTGACTTTCGGCGATCGCTCTGGGTCAACGGCGATGCCTTACAACTGCAACGGGTGTTAACAAACTTACTGGTGAATGCAATTAATCACTCCCGTCGCGGCGATCGCGTGGAAATCGTACTGGAATCGCAAGCCTCTTATCAAGTCGTAAAAATCCTGGATACTGGTTCCGGCATTCAACCAGATGAATTTGCGCATCTATTTGAGCGATTTTATCAGGGGCACAGCGATCGGCAAGCCAAAGGCACTGGCTTAGGACTTTACCTGTCTCGACAGATCGTTGCCGCCCACGGCGGTATAATTTGGGCAGAGAACCGTTCGCCCATCGGTGCTTTATTCGGATTTAAACTTCCAGCCATCTCACCTCATCCCACCCCCCATGACTCCACAACCCCTGCGAATTCTTCTGGTTGA
- a CDS encoding histidine kinase, with the protein MHHSSDCSPDSTYIRSARRGKHKIFIGMAPGVGKTYKMLEEAHQLKAEGIDVVVGLLETHGRKETADKATGIEVIPRKTIAQAGLTLTEMDTDAVLARSPQLVLVDELAHTNVPGSVREKRYQDVEVLLETGLDVYSTINIQHIESLNDLVARITGVVVRERIPDRILEDADQVVVVDVTPETLEQRLLDGKIYAPTKIQQSLENFFKRRNLIALRELALREVADTVEEEANELTLREQACSVHERVLVCVSTYPNAIQLLRRGARIASYMNAPFYVIFVDNPNRFLSKAESLHVETCEKLCHEFAGKFLRVSNTNVAEAIAAVAEQYRITQIVIGETQQSFWQKLIKGSFTQRLMELIRRKHIDLHIISTDK; encoded by the coding sequence ATGCATCACTCATCAGATTGTTCTCCAGATAGTACCTATATCCGCTCAGCTCGGCGAGGTAAGCACAAAATCTTTATCGGCATGGCTCCTGGTGTCGGTAAGACATATAAGATGCTGGAAGAAGCCCATCAGCTTAAAGCAGAGGGTATTGATGTAGTTGTAGGACTGCTGGAAACCCACGGACGCAAGGAAACTGCAGACAAAGCCACTGGGATAGAAGTCATTCCCCGGAAGACGATCGCCCAAGCTGGATTAACCTTAACAGAAATGGACACCGACGCAGTTCTGGCGCGATCGCCGCAACTAGTGTTGGTTGATGAACTGGCGCATACCAACGTTCCTGGCTCCGTACGCGAGAAACGCTATCAGGATGTAGAGGTTCTCTTAGAGACTGGTCTCGATGTCTACTCGACTATTAATATTCAGCACATTGAAAGCTTGAACGATCTCGTCGCTCGCATTACTGGCGTGGTAGTGCGAGAGCGCATTCCCGATCGTATCTTGGAAGATGCCGATCAGGTGGTAGTTGTTGATGTCACGCCAGAAACCCTGGAGCAGCGCCTGCTCGACGGTAAGATTTACGCCCCTACCAAAATCCAGCAATCCTTAGAAAATTTCTTTAAACGTCGCAATCTCATCGCCCTACGAGAACTAGCGTTACGCGAAGTTGCCGATACGGTCGAAGAAGAAGCCAATGAACTTACCTTAAGAGAGCAAGCCTGTAGCGTGCACGAACGAGTGTTAGTCTGCGTCTCTACCTACCCCAATGCCATCCAATTGCTGCGCAGAGGCGCTCGCATTGCAAGCTATATGAACGCTCCTTTTTACGTCATCTTTGTCGATAATCCCAATCGCTTCCTCAGTAAAGCAGAATCGCTGCATGTTGAAACATGCGAGAAACTCTGCCATGAATTTGCAGGGAAATTTCTACGCGTGAGTAACACCAATGTTGCAGAAGCGATCGCTGCGGTCGCCGAGCAATATCGCATTACCCAAATTGTGATTGGTGAAACTCAGCAATCTTTCTGGCAAAAGTTAATCAAAGGCTCTTTCACCCAACGTTTGATGGAGCTAATCCGCCGCAAACACATCGATCTGCATATCATTTCTACTGACAAATAG
- a CDS encoding SPFH domain-containing protein yields the protein MKSRFGQFILLAAIVGTSTACGVVPGTSVKTVEPGYAGLKIQLYGGEKGIENAQLVSGRVWYNGYTEEVVIFPTFVNTYQFTKDPTEGSPNDEAIVFSVGGSPVSADVGISFGFTSEQLPGTTKTKLHQFYETYRKTPEQFRANELRNGLRKCFGEVSENLKLTPAMLPVSQQKLVTSVVDCTQKRFPIIAVQDISLLSPLRLPPDIQKSIDEQFAAQQAAQTAESNRRKVEAEAAANVAKAKGEAQVTIEQAKAEAEANRLRAGSITPQLLELERLRVDRARVEKWNGQQAPTIQSPNVQISGSSVQTPGR from the coding sequence ATGAAATCAAGATTTGGACAGTTTATTCTTTTGGCAGCGATCGTAGGTACGAGTACTGCCTGTGGCGTAGTGCCTGGTACCAGCGTCAAAACCGTAGAGCCTGGTTACGCTGGACTAAAAATTCAATTATACGGCGGAGAAAAAGGAATTGAGAACGCGCAACTCGTTTCCGGTCGAGTTTGGTATAACGGCTACACCGAAGAAGTAGTGATCTTCCCCACTTTCGTCAATACCTACCAATTCACCAAAGATCCAACCGAGGGTTCCCCCAATGATGAAGCCATAGTGTTTTCCGTAGGCGGCAGCCCCGTCTCGGCAGATGTGGGAATCTCCTTTGGATTTACCTCCGAGCAATTGCCTGGAACTACAAAAACCAAGTTACACCAATTCTACGAGACCTATCGTAAGACTCCAGAGCAATTCCGCGCCAACGAACTGAGGAACGGATTGAGAAAATGTTTTGGAGAAGTATCTGAAAATCTGAAGCTAACGCCTGCCATGCTGCCAGTTAGCCAACAAAAACTAGTTACGAGCGTAGTTGATTGCACGCAGAAGCGATTTCCCATTATTGCAGTTCAAGATATCTCGTTGCTATCTCCCCTCCGCCTGCCACCAGACATCCAAAAGAGTATCGACGAACAATTTGCCGCTCAACAAGCCGCTCAAACTGCAGAGTCGAATCGCCGTAAGGTAGAGGCTGAAGCAGCAGCAAACGTAGCAAAGGCGAAAGGGGAAGCGCAGGTCACAATCGAACAGGCAAAAGCAGAAGCAGAAGCGAATCGCCTGCGGGCAGGTTCGATTACGCCTCAACTATTGGAATTAGAACGATTGCGAGTCGATCGCGCCCGAGTCGAAAAGTGGAACGGTCAGCAAGCCCCCACCATCCAGTCTCCTAACGTGCAGATTAGCGGTAGCAGCGTCCAAACCCCTGGCAGATAG